The nucleotide window GTGCAACTGCCCTTGAATACACCGTCTTCAAAGGAAAAGTTGGTCAGTTTCAAGGTGCGGCCGTTCCAAAGCAGGCCAATTCGCTTCTTTGCTTCTTCAAAGTGTTCAGCGATTGCGGCTTCATTTGCCTGTTCGAAGGCCCAGTTATCGGGGGAGAGGCTCAGATCCACTCCGCGGACGGCATGCACCGGAGACTGCAGATGCTTTTCCATCATGGGTATAGTGCGACCTGGCGACATTTCGCTCGGCCGTTTTGCAATGGTCGCAAAGCCTTGCCGTGCATAGAACGCCTCGGAATGTGTGTCTGCTTCCAGGTAAAGTCTGGATAACCCAAGCGTGCGGGCACGGTCGTGTGCTCTGGTCAGCAGAAGATCCCCGATGCCCTGACGTTGGGCCTGCGGGGCGACAAAGAGATAGTCAACCAACAACGTGTCTTTGTCTTGTGCCGCCAGACCCGAAAAGGCAACCGGGCTGCCATTCCTTTCGGCGACAGTGACATATTGATTGTCGATAATCTCTTCGGTGATGAGCCAGTGCTTTCTGAACTCAGCCATCTTGTCGTCCGGATATCCCCAGGACGCCTTGGCGCTGTGCAGAATGTCGGTGAGAGCCGAGGCATCGGCTCTGGTTGCGGCTCTGAGTTTTAAGGGCATGGCTGTCCGGTTGGTTGTCTACCCGACAGCCCTAGCCAGATAATGTGAACGTTACAAGGCAGGTCGATCCTTATCGAATAAACGTGCCGTTCTGAAGTTCGGAAACCGCTTGCACCAATTCATCGCGCGTGTTCATCACAATTGGGCCGTGCCACGCAACGGGCTCCTTGATTGGGGCACCGGAAACCAGAAGGAAACGAATACCTTCATCGCCTGCCTCAACGCAGATCTCATCACCGCTGCCGAAAACAACGAGTGACCGATTGCCGGTCTGATCCCGGATCTTGAGTTCTTCGCCTCCAAATTCCTTTTCAGTCAATACGCCAAAGGGTTCCGAGGCCCCGTCGAACGTTCCAGAGCCTTCAAAGACATAGGCAAAAGTCTGCTTGTAAGTGTCAACTTTTAAACGTTTCTTTTGTCCCGCAGGCACATGAATGTCGAGGTATTGCGGTTCCGCGGCGATACCATCTACCGGGCCGCGTTTGCCCCAAAACTCGCCGCAGATGATCCGCGCGGACGTGCCGTCGTCGTCAACGACAACAGGTATCTCTTTCGCCGCGACATCCTGATAGCGAGGTTCTGTCATTTTCAAAGACGAAGGCAAGTTGGCCCAGAGCTGAAAGCCGTGCATGCGGCCTCTGTCGTCGCCCGTGGGCATTTCCTGATGCATGATACCCCTGCCTGCAGTCATCCACTGGACGTCGCCCGCACCCAGGTGGCCGGTATTGCCGAGGCTGTCTCCATGTTCGACAGTTCCGGCGAGAACATAGGTGATGGTTTCAATGCCTCTATGCGGATGCCAGGGAAAACCGGCCAGGTAATCCTCAGGCCTTTCATTGCGGAAATCGTCCAGCAGAAGAAATGGATCCAGCATTTCCGGGTCCTGAAATCCGAAGACACGCTCAAGCTTGACACCTGCGCCTTCAAGCGTCGACTGCGTTCCACCGATATGAGTGACTGGACGGACTGACATGATCACAATTCCCGAGTTGAATTTTCTCACACCGAAAATAGAGACAATCGACTGAATTCCCATAGCCGGCCAACGAACGCAGTGTTCAAGTCCAGGAAACAGTGCAATTGCTTGCTGAAGGTACTGCTGGTTTCAGCGGGCTATCGTGTGTCTATTGAACCGTCGGAAACAGAATTCACATCAGGAACTTTTTGTTTTTGATACTTGGGACCATTTGAGATCAAAACGCCTGTTTCAGCTAAAGGGATTGACAATGTCGTCAAGAATGAGGAACGTACCTCATTGCTGACGCTAGGCACGTTGAGTGCATTGCAAATGCTGGCGTCAGATTTCGATTTGCCTGCTAATTCGGTGATCAGAGCTCGCAGCGAATTGATTCTATCGCATGCGTTCAGGCATTGAAGTCACATAGGGGAGGGAAAATGCAGCAATTCTCGGTCAATCCGGATTTCATCGTTCGGGACGAAACGTCTCTGCGCGAGCTCTTTCCCGCAACACACGAGCTTGCCATTCAAAAGTGCCAGACGAGGCTCGACAAACATGCACGAGAATTTATAAGCCGCTCGCCTTTCCTTTGTTTGGGAACGCAGGGCGTGGATGGCAGAGCTGACGTCAGCCCGCGAGGGGATCCCGCCGGATTTGTGAGGGTCCTGGATCAGGAAACACTGGCGATTCCAGATCGACCGGGAAACAATCGCCTAGACAGCTTGAGCAATATTGTGGCGAACCCGAGTGTGGGCTTGCTGTTCATGGTCCCGGGTTTTGATGACACTTTGCGTGTCAATGGCACAGCCACCCTTGTTGTCGACCCTGAGCTGCTCAAAGCCATGAGCATCAATGACCGCGTGCCCAAGGTCGCGATTGTGGTCAAGGTGACATCGGTCTTCATGCACTGTGCCAAGGCGTTTCGTAGATCGCATTTGTGGGATCCGTCCAAGTTTCAGGACAGAAGCGAAATGCCGTCGCTGATCAACATCATAATGGATCAGACAACCGGGGCGCCGGACGATGCTGGGGAAATGAAGGCCTTGGACGACAAATTGGAAGAAGACTACAAAAGGACGCTTTACTAGCCCCGGTCCACATGTGTCAGAGCTTCGGAGCGGTCGGGTTTTCACGTTTCTTCCAATGCTCATGCCCAATCGACGACAGCATTGTATAACAAGCGGGTAGCGCCTTTGGCAGCCGATCATCGAACGGGATGCCTTGCATCTTGCGGAGGCTCTGCCCACATGCGAGGGTGCTTCGTCTTTGGCCATCCGGTCAAAACTGAACTGTTCGTTCCGGTTTAGGTCTTCATGTCACCAATACTCTCCGTCCGAGACCTGGAAAAAACCTATGAGGGTGGCTTCCAGGCACTTAAGTCCGTTTCGCTTGATATCAGTCAGGGCGAGGTCTTTGCGTTGCTCGGACCCAATGGTGCCGGAAAAACAACCTTGATCAGCACAATTTGCGGTCTCGTTCAGCCAACCGGAGGCAGTATCCAGGTGGGCGGACACGATGCGATCAGGGAGTACCGGGCCGCTCGGCAGTTGATCGGTCTGGTTCCACAGGAAATGCCGACCGCGCCATTCGAAATAGTTGGTGACACTGTTGCGATGAGCCGTGGTCTATTTGGCCTGAAAAGAGACCCGGCGCTCATTGAGCGAATTTTGAAAGACCTCACGCTTTGGGACAAAAAGGACAATCCGATCATGGCGCTCTCGGGCGGCATGAAGCGACGGCTGCTCGTTGCCAAGGCCCTTGCGCATGAACCCAAGATCCTGTTTCTCGATGAACCAACTGCGGGTGTCGATGTGGAGTTGCGTCATGACATGTGGCGGATCGTCGGCGAGCTCAAGGAAAAGGGCGTCACCATTATTCTGACCACGCACTACATCGAAGAGGCCGAACAGATGGCCGAGCGAGTAGGGGTGATCAACAAGGGGGAAATCATCCTGGTTGAGGAAAAGCAGGAGTTGATGCGCAAGCTTGGTCGCAAGCTGCTGAAACTCAGTCTTTCCGAACCCCTTGACGCAATACCTGAAGAACTCAAAGGCTACGAACTCGTTCTCGAGGATGACGGGACCAGTCTGACCTACACTTATGACACTCACGCAGAACGCACGGGTATCACGTCGTTGTTGACGGACCTGGCGAGCGCCGGCGTGAGATTTCAAGACTTGCAGACAGACCAGTCGTCACTGGAAGACATATTTGTCGGGCTGGTTAGAGAAAATCGGGACCAAGCATGATGACGGACTATTCTATCCGACGCGCGAAAGCTGAAGACCGGGACGCCCTGACAGATCTTTGCCTGCGCTCCAAGCAGTCCAACGGCTATGACGATGATTTCATGGCGCAGTGTACCGAAGAACTGACGGTCAGAGACAG belongs to Roseibium porphyridii and includes:
- a CDS encoding GNAT family N-acetyltransferase; the encoded protein is MPLKLRAATRADASALTDILHSAKASWGYPDDKMAEFRKHWLITEEIIDNQYVTVAERNGSPVAFSGLAAQDKDTLLVDYLFVAPQAQRQGIGDLLLTRAHDRARTLGLSRLYLEADTHSEAFYARQGFATIAKRPSEMSPGRTIPMMEKHLQSPVHAVRGVDLSLSPDNWAFEQANEAAIAEHFEEAKKRIGLLWNGRTLKLTNFSFEDGVFKGSCTECSYSAFLAWRDWGAPDPSAYNVFGSAILRSADGALLFGVMAAHTATAGAIYPPGGNLDPTDLSPEGKVDVVGAIYRELEEETGLNGKDVTAGDVLIAFDGPRISIARIFDLDQPAEELRRSIMRFSDSTEERELADIRIIRERADLNDPAVVSYARAFAEHLLPE
- a CDS encoding pirin family protein — encoded protein: MSVRPVTHIGGTQSTLEGAGVKLERVFGFQDPEMLDPFLLLDDFRNERPEDYLAGFPWHPHRGIETITYVLAGTVEHGDSLGNTGHLGAGDVQWMTAGRGIMHQEMPTGDDRGRMHGFQLWANLPSSLKMTEPRYQDVAAKEIPVVVDDDGTSARIICGEFWGKRGPVDGIAAEPQYLDIHVPAGQKKRLKVDTYKQTFAYVFEGSGTFDGASEPFGVLTEKEFGGEELKIRDQTGNRSLVVFGSGDEICVEAGDEGIRFLLVSGAPIKEPVAWHGPIVMNTRDELVQAVSELQNGTFIR
- a CDS encoding pyridoxamine 5'-phosphate oxidase family protein → MQQFSVNPDFIVRDETSLRELFPATHELAIQKCQTRLDKHAREFISRSPFLCLGTQGVDGRADVSPRGDPAGFVRVLDQETLAIPDRPGNNRLDSLSNIVANPSVGLLFMVPGFDDTLRVNGTATLVVDPELLKAMSINDRVPKVAIVVKVTSVFMHCAKAFRRSHLWDPSKFQDRSEMPSLINIIMDQTTGAPDDAGEMKALDDKLEEDYKRTLY
- a CDS encoding ABC transporter ATP-binding protein; its protein translation is MSPILSVRDLEKTYEGGFQALKSVSLDISQGEVFALLGPNGAGKTTLISTICGLVQPTGGSIQVGGHDAIREYRAARQLIGLVPQEMPTAPFEIVGDTVAMSRGLFGLKRDPALIERILKDLTLWDKKDNPIMALSGGMKRRLLVAKALAHEPKILFLDEPTAGVDVELRHDMWRIVGELKEKGVTIILTTHYIEEAEQMAERVGVINKGEIILVEEKQELMRKLGRKLLKLSLSEPLDAIPEELKGYELVLEDDGTSLTYTYDTHAERTGITSLLTDLASAGVRFQDLQTDQSSLEDIFVGLVRENRDQA